The Micromonospora sediminicola genome contains a region encoding:
- a CDS encoding HAD family hydrolase, whose product MADDTRRGVLFDVDGTLIDSTYLHTVSWWEALRQADHRVPMARIHRSIGMGSDKLLDHLLGAERDRDADGRLRDAHDALYAEYWERLAPLPRARELLHACAERGLRVVLATSAAAHEVTALRAALDADDVIDTVTSSADAQESKPAPDILEAALDQSGLTADRVVFVGDSVWDVAAAGKLDIPCIGLTCGGTGRAELAGAGAVAVYEDPADLLDALPDSAIGTLG is encoded by the coding sequence ATGGCCGACGACACGCGCCGCGGCGTCCTCTTCGACGTGGACGGCACCCTGATCGACTCCACCTACCTGCACACGGTGAGCTGGTGGGAGGCGCTGCGTCAGGCCGACCACCGGGTGCCGATGGCCCGGATCCACCGGTCCATCGGCATGGGCTCGGACAAGCTCCTCGACCACCTGCTCGGCGCCGAACGGGACCGCGACGCCGACGGCCGCCTGCGCGACGCGCACGACGCGCTCTACGCCGAGTACTGGGAGCGGCTGGCGCCGTTGCCCCGGGCGCGGGAGCTGCTGCACGCCTGCGCGGAACGCGGGTTGCGGGTGGTGCTGGCCACCTCGGCGGCCGCGCACGAGGTGACCGCGTTGCGCGCCGCGCTGGACGCCGACGACGTGATCGACACGGTCACGTCCTCCGCCGACGCGCAGGAGAGCAAGCCGGCGCCGGACATCCTGGAGGCGGCGCTGGACCAGTCGGGGCTGACCGCCGACCGGGTGGTCTTCGTCGGCGACTCGGTCTGGGACGTGGCCGCCGCCGGCAAGCTGGACATCCCCTGCATCGGCCTGACCTGCGGCGGCACCGGCCGCGCCGAGCTGGCCGGCGCCGGGGCGGTGGCGGTGTACGAGGACCCGGCGGACCTGCTGGACGCCCTGCCCGACAGCGCGATCGGCACCCTCGGCTGA
- a CDS encoding cation:proton antiporter has product MEPVDVAFALLGVGALLAGILPRMLEKRPLSMPIAFLGLGMLVFLLPTGLPTPDPLRSPELTTHLTEVGVIVALMGAGLKIDRPLSWARWSSTWRLLAIAMPLCIAAVALLGWWWAGLVPAAALLLGAALAPTDPVLASDVQVGEPTDAEDSEDEVRFALTSEAGLNDGLAFPFVYAAIAIATTSLAPSDWLVHWLSVDVVYKLAVGVGGGLLVGWLLGKLFFRAPSTLRLARHSEGFLALAATFLAYGLVEVVGGYGFLAVFVAARAIRAAERTHEFHSVLHDFAEQVERLLTVLLLLLFGGAVVTGLLAPLTWPAALVGLALVLVIRPLAGWLSLRGAPGCATEHWVISLFGIRGVGSFYYLAYATSKTDFPQAELLWATVGLVVVVSVVVHGVAATPVMQLLDRAGERTRDGAEEGRAAQPVLDGARG; this is encoded by the coding sequence GTGGAACCGGTCGATGTCGCGTTCGCTCTGCTGGGCGTCGGTGCGCTGCTGGCGGGGATCCTGCCCCGGATGCTGGAGAAGCGGCCACTGTCCATGCCGATCGCGTTCCTCGGGCTGGGCATGCTGGTCTTCCTGCTGCCGACCGGGCTGCCCACGCCGGATCCGCTGCGCTCGCCGGAGTTGACCACCCACCTCACCGAGGTGGGGGTGATCGTCGCTCTGATGGGCGCCGGCCTGAAGATCGACCGGCCGTTGAGCTGGGCCCGCTGGTCGTCGACCTGGCGGCTGCTGGCCATCGCCATGCCGCTGTGCATCGCCGCCGTCGCGCTGCTCGGCTGGTGGTGGGCCGGCCTGGTGCCCGCGGCGGCGCTGCTGCTCGGCGCGGCGCTCGCCCCGACCGACCCGGTGCTCGCCTCGGACGTGCAGGTGGGCGAGCCGACCGACGCGGAGGACTCGGAGGACGAGGTGCGCTTCGCGCTCACCTCGGAGGCGGGCCTCAACGACGGCCTGGCCTTCCCATTCGTCTACGCCGCCATCGCGATCGCCACCACCAGCCTCGCCCCCTCGGACTGGCTGGTCCACTGGCTGAGTGTCGACGTGGTCTACAAGCTCGCCGTCGGCGTGGGCGGCGGGCTGCTGGTCGGCTGGTTGCTCGGCAAGCTGTTCTTCCGCGCCCCGAGCACGCTGCGGCTGGCCCGGCACTCCGAGGGCTTCCTCGCCCTGGCCGCGACGTTCCTCGCGTACGGGCTGGTCGAGGTGGTCGGCGGCTACGGCTTCCTGGCCGTGTTCGTGGCCGCGCGGGCGATCCGGGCCGCCGAGCGCACCCACGAGTTCCACTCCGTGCTGCACGACTTCGCGGAGCAGGTGGAACGACTGCTCACCGTGTTGTTGCTGCTGCTCTTCGGCGGCGCCGTGGTCACCGGTCTGCTCGCCCCGCTCACCTGGCCGGCGGCGCTGGTCGGGCTGGCCCTGGTGCTGGTGATCCGGCCGCTGGCCGGCTGGCTGTCGCTGCGGGGCGCCCCGGGCTGCGCCACCGAGCACTGGGTGATCTCGCTGTTCGGCATCCGCGGCGTCGGGTCGTTCTACTACCTGGCGTACGCCACCAGCAAGACCGACTTCCCGCAGGCGGAACTGCTCTGGGCCACCGTCGGCCTGGTGGTGGTGGTCTCGGTGGTGGTGCACGGCGTCGCCGCGACCCCGGTGATGCAGCTGCTGGACCGGGCCGGCGAGCGTACCCGCGACGGCGCGGAGGAGGGCCGGGCCGCGCAGCCGGTGCTCGACGGCGCCCGGGGCTGA
- a CDS encoding NAD(P)/FAD-dependent oxidoreductase, with protein MTADRAGVVVVGAGIAGVACATELVRAGVPVEVRERGRVTGGRMASRRFDGRPADLGAAYFTVDDPDFAAVVADWQAAGLVREWTDTLVAYGPRGREEVTGPVRWAAPRGLRSLVEHLAAGLPVTHDRLVMTVEPGPRVDGRAAEAVVLAMPGPQAALLLDPAFAEATRAVAAQRWASTLSAVLHFPSRRWPDFRGAFVNDHPVLSLVCDDGDRRGDGAPVLVAHTTAEFAAGHLLQPTAARPAVEQAVRDLLGLPEPATSTHVHRWTYARPVRVAEGGTYHLDADGIGLAGDAFGRPRVQSAWRSGRDLGRALADRLCAG; from the coding sequence ATGACGGCGGACCGGGCGGGTGTGGTGGTGGTCGGCGCGGGGATCGCCGGGGTGGCGTGCGCGACCGAGCTGGTCCGCGCCGGCGTGCCGGTGGAGGTCCGGGAGCGCGGTCGGGTGACCGGCGGGCGGATGGCCAGCAGGCGCTTCGACGGCCGCCCCGCCGACCTGGGCGCCGCATACTTCACCGTCGACGACCCGGACTTCGCCGCCGTGGTCGCCGACTGGCAGGCCGCCGGGCTGGTGCGGGAGTGGACCGACACCCTGGTCGCGTACGGGCCGCGCGGGCGCGAGGAGGTGACCGGCCCGGTGCGCTGGGCCGCCCCGCGCGGGCTGCGCTCGCTCGTCGAACACCTGGCCGCCGGCCTTCCGGTGACCCACGACCGGCTGGTCATGACCGTCGAGCCGGGGCCCCGGGTGGACGGGCGGGCGGCCGAGGCGGTGGTGCTCGCCATGCCCGGGCCGCAGGCCGCCCTGCTGCTGGACCCGGCGTTCGCCGAGGCCACCCGGGCGGTGGCGGCGCAACGCTGGGCGTCCACGCTCTCCGCCGTGCTGCACTTCCCGTCCCGCCGCTGGCCCGACTTCCGGGGCGCGTTCGTCAACGACCACCCGGTGCTGAGCCTGGTCTGCGACGACGGCGACCGGCGCGGCGACGGGGCCCCGGTGCTGGTCGCGCACACCACCGCCGAGTTCGCCGCCGGGCACCTGCTCCAACCCACCGCCGCCCGGCCGGCCGTCGAACAGGCGGTGCGCGACCTGCTCGGCCTGCCGGAGCCGGCCACGTCGACCCACGTGCACCGGTGGACGTACGCCCGGCCGGTGCGGGTGGCCGAGGGCGGGACGTACCACCTGGACGCCGACGGGATCGGTCTGGCCGGCGACGCGTTCGGGCGGCCCCGGGTGCAGAGCGCCTGGCGGTCCGGCCGGGACCTGGGTCGCGCGCTCGCCGACCGGTTGTGCGCCGGCTGA
- a CDS encoding DUF3072 domain-containing protein translates to MTDRNNNPDAAVKDPDDWVTGDEPPTAAQESYLHTLAQEAGEQVPDGLTKAEASRRIDELQAETGRGR, encoded by the coding sequence ATGACCGACCGCAACAACAACCCGGACGCCGCCGTCAAGGACCCGGACGACTGGGTGACCGGCGACGAGCCGCCGACCGCGGCCCAGGAGTCCTACCTGCACACCCTGGCCCAGGAGGCGGGCGAGCAGGTGCCGGACGGGCTGACCAAGGCCGAGGCGTCGCGCCGGATCGACGAGCTCCAGGCGGAGACCGGCCGGGGCCGCTGA
- a CDS encoding metallophosphoesterase family protein, which yields MELVIMADTHVPKRAKDLPAALWAAVDAADVVLHAGDWVDESLLDDLEARSRRLVGVYGNNDGPPLRARLPEVARVELDGLRVAVVHETGPKTRREERCAAAYGDRDVLVFGHSHIPWDSVAPGGLRLLNPGSPTDRRAQPYATYLTARVAAGRLDRVELHRLPPR from the coding sequence ATGGAGCTGGTGATCATGGCGGACACCCACGTGCCGAAGCGGGCGAAGGACCTGCCGGCCGCGCTGTGGGCGGCGGTCGACGCGGCCGACGTGGTGCTGCACGCCGGCGACTGGGTGGACGAGTCGCTGCTGGACGACCTGGAGGCGCGGTCCCGCCGGCTGGTCGGCGTGTACGGCAACAACGACGGCCCGCCGCTGCGCGCCCGGCTGCCCGAGGTGGCCCGGGTCGAGCTGGACGGGCTGCGGGTCGCGGTGGTGCACGAGACCGGCCCGAAGACCCGCCGCGAGGAGCGCTGCGCCGCCGCGTACGGCGACCGCGACGTGCTGGTGTTCGGCCACTCGCACATCCCGTGGGACAGCGTCGCGCCGGGCGGGCTGCGTCTGCTCAACCCGGGCTCGCCGACCGACCGGCGGGCCCAGCCGTACGCGACCTATCTGACCGCGCGGGTGGCGGCGGGGCGGCTCGACCGGGTCGAGCTGCACCGCCTGCCCCCGCGCTGA
- a CDS encoding helix-turn-helix transcriptional regulator, with the protein MGEVGGLLREWRTRRRLSQLALAHEAEISPRHLSFLETGRSAPSREMVLRLAEHLDVPLRDRDQLLLAAGYAPVYPRRALDSPELSRVRAAVRLVLRAHEPWPAVAVDRRWRLVDGNAAVPVLTAGAAPHLLRPPVNALRLTLHPDGLAPRVLNLGQWRAHLLARLRRQAQLTADPDLTALLDELRGYPGGTDPEPVEPGPGDVVVPLRLRHGDGELTLLSTVSTFGTPLDVTVEELSIETFLPGDDATAAALRAATPGGAPLRRPDPGSASGHRP; encoded by the coding sequence GTGGGCGAGGTCGGCGGGCTGCTGCGGGAGTGGCGGACCCGGCGGCGGCTCAGTCAGCTCGCGCTCGCCCACGAGGCGGAGATCTCCCCCCGGCACCTGAGCTTTCTGGAGACCGGGCGCTCCGCGCCCAGCCGGGAGATGGTGCTCCGGCTGGCCGAGCACCTGGACGTGCCGCTGCGCGACCGCGATCAGCTGCTGCTCGCCGCCGGCTACGCGCCGGTCTACCCCCGACGCGCCCTCGACTCCCCCGAGCTGAGCCGGGTCCGCGCGGCGGTCCGGCTGGTGCTGCGGGCGCACGAACCCTGGCCCGCGGTGGCGGTGGACCGACGGTGGCGGCTGGTCGACGGCAACGCGGCGGTGCCGGTGCTCACCGCCGGCGCGGCGCCGCACCTGCTGCGGCCGCCGGTGAACGCGCTGCGGCTGACCCTGCACCCGGACGGGCTGGCGCCCCGGGTGCTCAACCTCGGGCAGTGGCGGGCGCACCTGCTGGCCCGGCTGCGCCGGCAGGCGCAGCTCACCGCCGACCCCGACCTCACCGCGCTCCTCGACGAGCTGCGCGGATACCCGGGCGGGACCGACCCGGAGCCGGTCGAGCCGGGGCCGGGCGACGTGGTGGTGCCGCTGCGGCTGCGGCACGGCGACGGCGAGTTGACCCTGCTCAGCACGGTGTCCACGTTCGGCACCCCGCTCGACGTCACCGTGGAGGAGCTGTCCATCGAGACGTTCCTGCCCGGCGACGACGCCACCGCCGCCGCGTTGCGCGCCGCGACGCCGGGCGGAGCGCCGCTCAGGCGCCCTGACCCTGGTTCTGCATCAGGCCACCGTCCATGA
- a CDS encoding glucose 1-dehydrogenase has translation MTGRLAGKTALITGSDSGIGQATAIEFGREGADVVVHYLHDHAGANHTRAEIEKVGRRAVVVQGDISVEHQVEAMFDEALAEFDRLDVLMNDAGVDASGIPVADLDTETWDRCIRTNVYGTFFCSRRFVRHRKEQGGGGRIINITSIHQEVARAGGADYDTSKGAMLEFAKSLALEVAPMRMNVNNIGPGMVLTPFNQEAIDDPKYLEEQVQSIPWKRAAQPSEIAKLAVFLASDDADYVTGSTYFMDGGLMQNQGQGA, from the coding sequence ATGACCGGACGGCTGGCGGGGAAGACCGCCCTGATCACCGGCTCGGACTCGGGCATCGGGCAGGCCACCGCGATCGAGTTCGGCCGGGAGGGCGCCGACGTGGTGGTGCACTACCTGCACGACCACGCCGGGGCCAACCACACCCGGGCCGAGATCGAGAAGGTCGGTCGCCGGGCCGTGGTGGTGCAGGGCGACATCAGCGTCGAGCACCAGGTCGAGGCCATGTTCGACGAGGCGCTGGCCGAGTTCGACCGGTTGGACGTGCTGATGAACGACGCCGGTGTGGACGCCTCCGGCATCCCGGTCGCCGACCTGGACACCGAGACGTGGGACCGGTGCATCCGGACCAACGTCTACGGGACGTTCTTCTGCTCGCGGCGCTTCGTGCGCCACCGCAAGGAGCAGGGCGGCGGCGGTCGGATCATCAACATCACCTCGATCCACCAGGAGGTGGCCCGGGCCGGCGGCGCCGACTACGACACCAGCAAGGGCGCGATGCTGGAGTTCGCCAAGAGCCTGGCGCTGGAGGTCGCGCCGATGCGGATGAACGTCAACAACATCGGTCCGGGCATGGTGCTCACCCCGTTCAACCAGGAGGCGATCGACGATCCGAAGTATCTGGAGGAGCAGGTGCAGAGCATCCCCTGGAAGCGGGCCGCGCAACCGTCCGAGATCGCCAAGCTGGCCGTCTTCCTCGCCAGCGACGACGCCGACTACGTCACCGGGTCGACGTACTTCATGGACGGTGGCCTGATGCAGAACCAGGGTCAGGGCGCCTGA
- a CDS encoding glycoside hydrolase family 15 protein, with product MRTGRISEHGFLADGCSAALVDRAGAINWWCPHRFDAPSVFGRLLGSDAGYWSVRPEGEFTSTRSYLDDTLVLRTVFSTSTGAVAVTDTLALEPGARGHEIGLRPPRVLARVVEGLSGEVPMRTDYVPRFEYGRVRAYLVERDGVISAAAGVCRLDLRADVPLSLTDAAAVGRFTARAGSTHRFTLGYAPTYSGTDPQLPDAARVVADAVTGWRSWADLHDYRGEYRDQVRRSAMVVQGMTYGPSGAVVAAATASLPEQIGGDRNYDYRFVWLRDFSLTLQALWRAACPDEADRQFTWVARAMGRIGDAPVPIMYGVEGERDLTEHDLDHLAGYDGSRPVLVGNDAWRQRQNDVLGEVLDAAWLMRHYLDPMSPEVRHLLHTLADQAVRDWHRPDAGMWEARDAERHYVSSKVECWTALDRAVRFGPRIGEPADVARWAAARDEVRAVVLDRGWNERVGAFTGAFDSDDLDASVLIMPLVGFLPADDPRMRATMDVVERRLSRDGLLRRWDDDPAGFVICSFWLAACRAEAGEIDRARQMFEQLTARANDLGLYAEQIDQATGEQVGNFPQAFSHIGLIIAAGRITDAVARRAGERAAVPTGAAHTEGATG from the coding sequence GTGCGGACCGGACGGATCAGCGAGCACGGCTTCCTCGCCGACGGGTGCAGCGCGGCGCTGGTGGACCGGGCCGGCGCGATCAACTGGTGGTGCCCGCACCGGTTCGACGCGCCGTCGGTCTTCGGCCGGCTGCTCGGCAGCGACGCGGGGTACTGGAGCGTCCGCCCCGAGGGCGAGTTCACCAGCACCCGCTCCTATCTGGACGACACGCTGGTCCTGCGTACCGTGTTCAGCACCTCGACCGGCGCGGTGGCCGTCACCGACACGCTGGCGCTGGAGCCCGGCGCGCGCGGCCACGAGATCGGGCTGCGACCGCCACGCGTGCTCGCCCGCGTGGTCGAGGGGCTCAGCGGCGAGGTGCCGATGCGGACCGACTACGTGCCGCGTTTCGAGTACGGCCGGGTCCGCGCCTACCTCGTCGAACGCGACGGGGTGATCAGCGCGGCGGCCGGCGTGTGCCGCCTGGACCTGCGCGCCGACGTTCCGCTGAGCCTCACCGACGCGGCCGCCGTCGGGCGGTTCACCGCCCGCGCCGGCAGCACCCACCGGTTCACCCTGGGGTACGCCCCGACGTACTCCGGCACCGACCCGCAGCTGCCCGACGCGGCGCGGGTCGTGGCCGACGCGGTCACGGGCTGGCGCTCCTGGGCGGACCTGCACGACTACCGGGGCGAGTACCGCGACCAGGTCCGGCGCAGCGCGATGGTGGTGCAGGGCATGACGTACGGGCCGAGCGGGGCGGTCGTCGCGGCGGCCACCGCCTCGCTGCCGGAGCAGATCGGCGGGGACCGCAACTACGACTACCGCTTCGTCTGGCTCCGCGACTTCAGCCTCACCCTCCAGGCGCTCTGGCGGGCCGCCTGCCCGGACGAGGCGGACCGGCAGTTCACCTGGGTGGCCCGGGCGATGGGCCGGATCGGCGACGCCCCGGTGCCGATCATGTACGGCGTCGAGGGGGAGCGGGACCTCACCGAGCACGACCTCGACCATCTCGCCGGCTACGACGGCAGCCGGCCGGTGCTGGTCGGCAACGACGCCTGGCGGCAGCGGCAGAACGACGTGCTGGGCGAGGTGCTCGACGCGGCCTGGTTGATGCGCCACTACCTCGACCCGATGTCGCCCGAGGTCCGCCACCTGCTGCACACCCTCGCCGACCAGGCGGTACGCGACTGGCACCGGCCCGACGCCGGCATGTGGGAGGCGCGCGACGCGGAGCGGCACTACGTCTCGTCGAAGGTCGAGTGCTGGACCGCGCTGGACCGGGCCGTCCGGTTCGGGCCGCGCATCGGCGAGCCCGCCGACGTGGCGCGGTGGGCCGCCGCCCGCGACGAGGTGCGCGCGGTGGTGCTCGACCGGGGCTGGAACGAGCGGGTCGGCGCGTTCACCGGCGCGTTCGACTCCGACGACCTGGACGCCTCGGTGCTGATCATGCCGTTGGTCGGCTTCCTGCCCGCCGACGACCCGCGGATGCGCGCCACCATGGACGTGGTGGAGCGCCGGTTGTCCCGGGACGGGCTGCTGCGTCGCTGGGACGACGACCCGGCCGGCTTCGTGATCTGCTCGTTCTGGCTGGCCGCCTGCCGGGCCGAGGCGGGCGAGATCGACCGGGCCCGGCAGATGTTCGAGCAGCTCACCGCCCGCGCCAACGATCTCGGCCTCTACGCCGAGCAGATCGACCAGGCGACCGGCGAGCAGGTCGGCAACTTCCCGCAGGCGTTCTCGCACATCGGCCTGATCATCGCCGCGGGCCGGATCACCGACGCCGTGGCGCGACGCGCCGGCGAACGAGCGGCCGTGCCGACCGGCGCGGCCCACACGGAGGGAGCAACCGGATGA
- a CDS encoding general stress protein, translating into MTRPSTPTAAWRPGMPGGDNLPSGPGGRPTPPSGDGHGPQAGAPTVTIGSYPDYPSAQRVVDYLADNRFPVERTSIVGTNLTLVETVMGRLTTGRAALLGAGTGAWFGLFIGLLFGIFTAGNWLAVILVGLVIGAIWGAVFGAVAHAMTGGQRDFTSASSLRAGQYAVTVEAEVAEQARQLLGRMHLTPTGATAR; encoded by the coding sequence ATGACCAGACCCTCGACTCCGACCGCGGCCTGGCGACCCGGAATGCCGGGCGGCGACAACCTCCCGTCCGGCCCGGGCGGTCGCCCGACGCCGCCGAGCGGGGACGGGCACGGGCCGCAGGCCGGTGCGCCGACCGTCACGATCGGCTCGTACCCGGACTATCCGTCCGCCCAGCGCGTGGTGGACTATCTGGCCGACAACCGGTTCCCGGTGGAACGGACCTCGATCGTCGGCACGAACCTGACGCTGGTGGAGACCGTGATGGGGCGGCTCACCACGGGGCGGGCGGCCCTGCTGGGCGCCGGCACCGGCGCCTGGTTCGGCCTGTTCATCGGGTTGCTGTTCGGCATCTTCACCGCGGGCAACTGGTTGGCGGTGATCCTGGTCGGGCTGGTCATCGGCGCGATCTGGGGCGCCGTGTTCGGCGCGGTCGCGCACGCCATGACCGGTGGGCAGCGCGACTTCACCTCGGCCAGCTCGCTGCGGGCCGGCCAGTACGCGGTCACCGTGGAGGCGGAGGTGGCGGAGCAGGCGCGGCAGCTGCTGGGCCGGATGCACCTCACGCCGACCGGCGCCACCGCCCGCTGA
- a CDS encoding DUF1684 domain-containing protein — translation MDDLDVLDWRERVARLYLSDLDLDGFRAARDELFRTHPSSPVPPDDRPGFTGLRWFPPEPDAVVEAPLRPASGELSIDTGGPDGVVSYRRVAVAETPWGPLTLWWIEAYGGGLFLPVRDATCGDGAYGGGRYLTDTVKGTFGRGLTVLPGGRVRLDANYLYNPSCAYDDRWACPLAPPENRVDVPLRAGERAYHA, via the coding sequence ATGGACGATCTCGACGTGCTCGACTGGCGGGAGCGGGTGGCCCGGCTCTACCTCTCGGACCTGGACCTGGACGGCTTCCGGGCGGCCCGGGACGAGCTGTTCCGCACCCACCCGAGCAGCCCGGTGCCGCCGGACGACCGGCCCGGCTTCACCGGGCTGCGCTGGTTCCCGCCCGAGCCGGACGCCGTGGTCGAGGCGCCGCTGCGGCCCGCCTCGGGCGAGCTGAGCATCGACACCGGCGGCCCCGACGGGGTGGTCTCCTACCGTCGGGTGGCGGTCGCCGAGACCCCCTGGGGGCCGCTGACGCTGTGGTGGATCGAGGCGTACGGGGGTGGGCTGTTCCTACCGGTGCGCGACGCCACCTGCGGCGACGGGGCGTACGGCGGGGGCCGGTACCTCACCGACACGGTCAAGGGCACGTTCGGTCGCGGCCTGACGGTGCTGCCCGGCGGCCGGGTGCGGTTGGACGCGAACTACCTCTACAACCCCAGCTGCGCCTACGACGACCGGTGGGCCTGCCCGCTCGCCCCGCCGGAGAACCGCGTCGACGTGCCGCTGCGCGCCGGCGAGCGGGCGTACCACGCCTGA
- a CDS encoding MarR family winged helix-turn-helix transcriptional regulator — protein sequence MTESLDAERTACWRAYIESSQRLFTQLEDDLRTDSDLSFADYHVLVLLSEAPGQRLRMGELADRLVFSPSRLTYQITTMQKRGLVAKESCPADRRGSEAVLTATGLLALREAAPHHLRSVRTHLIDDLDDAEVACLTRVFERLGRRLRADRTASSTPADN from the coding sequence ATGACGGAGAGCCTGGACGCGGAGCGGACGGCCTGCTGGCGCGCGTACATCGAGTCGAGCCAGCGGCTGTTCACCCAGCTCGAGGACGACCTGCGCACGGACAGCGACCTCAGCTTCGCCGACTACCACGTGCTGGTGCTGCTCTCCGAGGCGCCCGGGCAGCGCCTGCGCATGGGTGAGCTGGCCGACCGGCTGGTCTTCTCGCCGAGCCGGCTGACCTACCAGATCACCACGATGCAGAAGCGCGGCCTGGTGGCCAAGGAGTCCTGCCCGGCCGACCGGCGCGGCAGCGAGGCCGTCCTCACCGCGACCGGGCTGCTGGCCCTGCGCGAGGCCGCGCCGCACCACCTGCGCTCCGTGCGCACCCACCTGATCGACGACCTCGACGACGCCGAGGTCGCCTGCCTCACCCGGGTCTTCGAGCGGCTCGGCCGGCGCCTGCGCGCCGACCGCACCGCGTCGTCCACCCCGGCCGACAACTAG
- a CDS encoding pirin family protein has product MPAITVDDVLVLPRLPKLDESTTYRPVRRVTTAPSGYEGEGFPVRRAFAGVAMTDLDPFIHLDQMGEVDYAPGEPKGTSWHPHRGFETVTYMIDGIMDHQDSTGGGGTITDGDTQWMTAGSGLLHIEAPPEHLVMSGGLFHGLQLWVNLPRVAKMSAPRYQDIRGRESALLTTPDGGGLIRVIAGEVAGHRGPGSTHTPITIAHVTLQPGAELSLPWRPDFNALVYVLAGRGTVGTDRRPIHLGQLAVHGPGDALRITADRTQDGNTPALELYLMGGQPIREPVAHYGPFVMNTRAELIQAVEDFQAGRLGVIPTGRVPHSDGQGDRP; this is encoded by the coding sequence ATGCCCGCGATCACCGTCGACGACGTCCTCGTCCTGCCCCGCCTGCCGAAGCTGGACGAGTCCACCACCTACCGCCCGGTGCGCCGGGTCACCACCGCGCCCAGCGGCTACGAGGGCGAGGGCTTCCCGGTCCGCCGGGCCTTCGCCGGGGTCGCGATGACCGACCTGGACCCGTTCATCCACCTCGACCAGATGGGCGAGGTCGACTACGCGCCGGGCGAGCCGAAGGGCACCTCGTGGCACCCGCACCGGGGCTTCGAGACGGTGACCTACATGATCGACGGGATCATGGACCACCAGGACTCGACCGGTGGCGGCGGCACCATCACCGACGGCGACACCCAATGGATGACGGCCGGCAGCGGCCTGTTGCACATCGAGGCGCCGCCGGAGCACCTGGTGATGAGCGGCGGGCTGTTCCACGGCCTTCAGCTCTGGGTCAACCTGCCCCGGGTGGCCAAGATGAGCGCGCCCCGCTACCAGGACATCCGCGGCCGGGAGTCGGCGCTGCTGACCACGCCCGACGGCGGCGGCCTGATCCGGGTCATCGCCGGCGAGGTCGCCGGGCACCGCGGCCCGGGCTCGACGCACACGCCGATCACCATCGCGCACGTCACGTTGCAGCCCGGCGCGGAGCTGAGCCTGCCCTGGCGGCCGGACTTCAACGCGCTGGTCTACGTGCTGGCCGGCCGCGGCACGGTCGGCACCGACCGGCGGCCGATCCACCTCGGCCAGCTCGCCGTGCACGGGCCCGGCGACGCGCTGCGGATCACCGCCGACCGGACGCAGGACGGCAACACCCCGGCGCTGGAGCTCTACCTGATGGGCGGGCAGCCGATCCGCGAGCCGGTGGCCCACTACGGCCCGTTCGTGATGAACACCCGGGCCGAGCTGATCCAGGCGGTCGAGGACTTCCAGGCCGGCCGGCTCGGGGTGATCCCGACCGGGCGGGTGCCGCACAGCGACGGGCAGGGCGACCGGCCCTGA